One part of the Treponema peruense genome encodes these proteins:
- a CDS encoding helix-turn-helix domain-containing protein, whose product MAVDFFTVGQRIQKRRKTLHKTQEQMAEALSVSVGYVSQIERGVTKISLDTLSEITEYLDCNFSELLDGTVVQSNSYLNDEIKTLKNNLSPANRKILSEIADILKKNQME is encoded by the coding sequence ATGGCTGTTGATTTTTTTACTGTAGGACAGAGGATTCAGAAAAGACGAAAAACACTTCACAAAACGCAGGAACAAATGGCGGAAGCACTTTCGGTTTCGGTGGGATATGTCAGCCAGATTGAACGCGGAGTTACAAAAATCAGTTTAGACACGCTTTCGGAAATAACAGAATATTTGGACTGTAATTTTTCAGAGCTGCTTGACGGCACGGTTGTTCAGTCAAATTCTTATCTTAACGATGAAATAAAAACTCTGAAAAACAATCTTTCTCCTGCAAATAGAAAAATTCTTTCTGAAATTGCGGACATTCTTAAAAAAAATCAGATGGAATAA
- a CDS encoding SUMF1/EgtB/PvdO family nonheme iron enzyme, translating into MNNSFKLSFFIFTGFICVSCESTRLISNFSGYDYKNQTNLNLKVRPEWTTKIPIEEDTVDGKIYHFIGSYSASEKEANGSQLEFVRTKAAEDARIQVSNFLNSEIKSTVKDFVQESGVSSDKNINGKKTSVENRKSEDELYIESYFKSFSSFGGLIRRNEFWECYESQKKKDRKTFYKSWIHYTISQKDIDKAKSEMEHKEKISEKEKRMFENYSSRSTYVIKLIQNTNFLEKESEYKNLYFELCEINSVLKGLTYYSTLDLADEEHRKYEACLETIKKTLEEFDPTDVQKQQYLYVIRTQASELEQKSDYIQKLESDISFLKQEKSGIVKEFENQLSLKNEKIELTNNLIKEFQTGIYDEISELQKQGIRLVSTNIFAVYPAKPELKNSENGFQYCVNAVTNREWISFLTMKGMADYSKAENGLDEPVQNLSFYDAASYCNWLSRLYGLPEFYSIEEDKIGFNNNSGYRLPFKSEMNEIQNEKIFSTFSETFSCWTNDFCVYSSSFGKLQILSEEIPPSMLKEKLAGLIIARSNDADK; encoded by the coding sequence ATGAACAATTCTTTTAAATTGAGTTTTTTTATTTTTACAGGCTTTATTTGTGTGTCATGCGAATCAACACGGCTTATCTCTAATTTTTCAGGATATGATTATAAAAATCAGACTAATCTAAATTTAAAAGTTCGACCTGAGTGGACTACAAAAATTCCGATTGAAGAAGATACTGTTGATGGAAAAATTTATCATTTTATAGGCTCTTATTCTGCATCTGAAAAAGAAGCAAACGGAAGCCAATTGGAATTTGTAAGAACCAAGGCAGCGGAAGATGCTAGAATTCAAGTTTCTAATTTTTTGAACAGCGAAATAAAATCAACTGTAAAAGATTTTGTTCAAGAATCAGGTGTATCTTCTGACAAAAATATTAACGGAAAGAAAACTTCCGTTGAAAACCGAAAATCTGAAGATGAGCTTTACATTGAATCCTATTTCAAATCTTTCTCTTCTTTTGGCGGACTTATAAGGCGCAATGAATTTTGGGAATGCTACGAAAGTCAAAAGAAAAAAGACAGAAAAACTTTTTACAAAAGCTGGATTCATTACACAATAAGCCAAAAAGATATTGACAAGGCAAAATCCGAAATGGAACACAAAGAGAAAATTTCAGAAAAAGAAAAGCGGATGTTTGAAAATTATTCTTCCCGCTCAACTTACGTAATCAAGTTGATTCAAAATACAAATTTTTTAGAAAAAGAATCGGAATATAAAAATCTATATTTTGAACTATGCGAAATAAATTCTGTCTTAAAAGGTTTGACTTATTACAGCACGTTGGATCTAGCTGACGAAGAACACCGCAAATATGAAGCTTGCCTTGAAACAATAAAAAAAACATTGGAAGAATTTGATCCGACCGATGTTCAGAAACAGCAATATTTGTATGTGATTAGAACTCAGGCCTCGGAACTTGAACAAAAATCTGATTACATACAAAAACTTGAATCTGACATTTCTTTTTTAAAGCAAGAAAAATCTGGAATTGTAAAGGAATTTGAAAATCAACTTTCGCTGAAAAATGAAAAAATTGAGCTTACAAACAATCTTATAAAAGAGTTTCAGACTGGAATTTATGATGAAATTTCAGAACTTCAAAAACAGGGAATCCGTCTTGTTTCAACAAATATTTTTGCAGTTTATCCAGCAAAACCTGAATTAAAAAACTCTGAAAACGGTTTTCAATATTGCGTGAATGCAGTTACAAACCGAGAATGGATTTCTTTTCTTACAATGAAAGGAATGGCTGATTATTCAAAAGCGGAAAACGGACTGGACGAGCCTGTTCAAAATTTGAGTTTTTATGATGCGGCATCCTACTGCAACTGGCTAAGCCGTCTTTATGGTCTGCCAGAATTTTATTCTATTGAAGAAGATAAAATTGGTTTCAACAACAATTCCGGGTATAGGCTTCCATTTAAAAGTGAGATGAACGAAATCCAGAATGAAAAAATATTTTCAACTTTCTCAGAAACATTCTCTTGTTGGACTAATGATTTTTGCGTTTATTCTAGCAGTTTTGGAAAGTTGCAGATTCTTTCAGAAGAAATTCCACCTTCCATGTTAAAAGAAAAACTCGCCGGATTAATAATTGCAAGGTCGAACGATGCAGATAAATAA
- a CDS encoding LysM peptidoglycan-binding domain-containing protein — MQINKKCFLAVYLIFSIAKCFSEICMNENTFRNFLESNISGYKTYLSVEEFSELKTLQESYFYLLKAGETKLAENILNLSKEKYIPLKNSADEKFSLQIEQTENRLKIIQKKFPDNSISKTQSEFLKLKLHFSDTKIVPPQNSVFLEIDRLYNFAMIEKIAEKYVVKKNDCLVKISEQKFGTYKKWKSIYELNKNKMPWPENPDLIYPDMILVLP; from the coding sequence ATGCAGATAAATAAAAAATGCTTTCTTGCAGTTTATTTAATTTTCTCAATTGCAAAATGTTTTTCAGAAATTTGCATGAATGAAAACACATTCAGAAATTTCCTTGAAAGCAATATTTCCGGTTACAAAACATATCTTTCAGTTGAAGAATTTTCTGAATTAAAGACACTGCAAGAAAGTTATTTTTATCTTTTAAAAGCCGGGGAAACAAAACTTGCTGAAAACATTTTAAATTTAAGCAAAGAAAAATATATTCCACTAAAAAATTCCGCAGATGAAAAATTTTCGCTTCAAATTGAACAAACTGAAAATCGTTTGAAAATTATACAAAAAAAATTTCCAGACAATAGCATTTCAAAAACACAAAGTGAATTCTTAAAACTAAAACTGCATTTTTCAGACACAAAAATTGTACCGCCCCAAAATTCAGTCTTTTTGGAAATTGACCGTCTTTATAATTTTGCAATGATTGAAAAAATTGCAGAAAAATATGTTGTAAAGAAAAATGACTGCCTTGTAAAAATTTCAGAACAGAAATTCGGAACATATAAAAAATGGAAAAGCATTTATGAACTTAACAAAAACAAAATGCCCTGGCCTGAAAATCCAGATTTGATATATCCCGATATGATTCTTGTTCTGCCGTAA
- a CDS encoding LPP20 family lipoprotein, which yields MKKIANVVGFALGCAIAMISVAGCASTPANSAPTVEAPKRVIGAEGVPMPEWVRNIPVAEDVMYFVGEGRNGKTVTAKKNSAVQDAARQIGEWKQSVITSSIKDYVEESGETGNTQSLENLEIASITKAKANTSGIRQSLSWINPDGYYIVLVEYPKEDLKKDFKSSLNEFVRNESAAFAEFKADEAYRALEDNLK from the coding sequence ATGAAAAAGATTGCCAATGTAGTAGGCTTTGCTCTTGGATGTGCAATAGCCATGATTTCTGTTGCAGGCTGTGCTTCAACTCCCGCAAATTCAGCACCTACTGTTGAAGCGCCAAAACGTGTGATTGGAGCAGAAGGAGTTCCCATGCCAGAATGGGTAAGAAATATTCCTGTTGCAGAAGATGTTATGTATTTTGTCGGCGAAGGCAGAAATGGAAAAACTGTAACTGCAAAAAAGAATTCAGCTGTTCAGGATGCCGCAAGACAAATCGGCGAATGGAAACAGTCTGTTATAACGAGTTCTATAAAAGATTATGTTGAAGAAAGCGGAGAAACTGGCAACACGCAGTCTTTGGAAAATTTGGAAATTGCTTCTATTACAAAAGCAAAAGCGAATACAAGCGGAATAAGACAATCACTTTCCTGGATAAATCCAGATGGATATTACATTGTTCTTGTTGAATATCCAAAAGAAGATTTGAAAAAAGACTTTAAATCTTCTTTGAATGAGTTTGTCAGAAATGAATCTGCGGCATTTGCAGAATTCAAAGCTGATGAAGCATACCGTGCTCTTGAAGATAATTTGAAATAA
- a CDS encoding YfaP family protein, whose amino-acid sequence MKKSFLILLVMSVFSILHAENDSVYKARIQQKIAELEFDGLLSLWITDCDTGKPVQEATVDISNVGAFKTDNNGIASFPALADGIYDFAIIHDEYVPTTEKFEVFGESIFFYKYSVPKKVDYKCIKIILDWGKTPKDLDAHLIKENSYHISFRDKRKSDDKTVWLDKDDMDSFGPETITITELDTNSTYKYFVFNWTNRNDSNSLSLSKSGAKVRIYADNKFLQTFKISSQKQGIKWDVFNIEQGKFIPVNEIE is encoded by the coding sequence ATGAAAAAATCTTTTTTAATTTTGCTTGTTATGTCTGTGTTTTCTATTTTGCACGCTGAAAATGATTCTGTTTATAAGGCGAGGATTCAGCAAAAAATTGCGGAACTAGAATTTGACGGACTTCTGTCGCTTTGGATTACTGACTGCGACACAGGAAAACCTGTCCAAGAGGCAACGGTTGATATTTCAAATGTCGGCGCTTTTAAAACTGACAATAATGGAATCGCGTCATTTCCCGCACTTGCAGATGGAATTTATGATTTTGCAATAATTCATGATGAGTATGTTCCTACAACTGAAAAATTTGAAGTCTTTGGAGAAAGCATTTTTTTCTACAAATATTCTGTTCCTAAAAAAGTAGATTACAAATGTATAAAAATAATTCTTGACTGGGGAAAAACTCCCAAAGATTTGGATGCGCATTTGATAAAAGAAAATTCTTATCACATTTCATTTCGCGACAAAAGAAAAAGCGATGATAAAACAGTTTGGCTTGACAAAGATGACATGGACAGTTTTGGTCCAGAAACAATTACAATAACGGAACTTGATACAAATTCAACTTATAAATATTTTGTGTTCAATTGGACAAACCGAAACGATTCAAACAGTCTTAGCCTCTCAAAATCAGGAGCAAAAGTCAGAATCTATGCGGACAATAAATTTTTGCAAACATTCAAAATTTCCAGTCAAAAGCAAGGAATAAAATGGGACGTGTTTAATATTGAACAAGGCAAATTTATTCCTGTAAACGAAATTGAATAA
- a CDS encoding type II toxin-antitoxin system YafQ family toxin: MTYRLIYTSSFKKDVRLAEKRHLDMNALTEVLEWLKSGKKLPEKYCDHQLKGKLKKFRELHIQPTGFWSI, translated from the coding sequence ATGACATATAGACTGATTTATACATCATCGTTCAAAAAAGATGTTCGTCTTGCAGAAAAGAGACATCTTGACATGAATGCTCTTACAGAAGTTTTGGAATGGCTGAAAAGCGGCAAAAAGCTCCCCGAAAAGTACTGCGACCACCAGCTGAAAGGCAAGCTGAAGAAATTCCGGGAACTGCACATTCAGCCGACTGGATTCTGGTCTATATAA
- a CDS encoding CAP domain-containing protein, with product MEQKLADEASAPTNGFYNCGAYDKKIFDAIYKYRKQKGLASIMCWDWDLYEICKTHSKKMANKKQIFNINVKKISDGYEFVAQNVAFSKIMTMDDAAVDEIVNLWASNSRTRKNLENPDVNWFAVSSVNKSGANNVSDGCYYTLILAKK from the coding sequence ATGGAACAAAAGCTTGCGGATGAAGCCAGTGCTCCGACAAACGGTTTCTATAATTGCGGTGCTTATGATAAGAAAATTTTTGATGCAATCTATAAATACAGAAAACAAAAAGGTCTGGCTTCCATCATGTGCTGGGATTGGGACTTGTATGAAATCTGCAAAACTCATTCAAAAAAAATGGCAAATAAAAAGCAGATTTTTAATATAAATGTGAAAAAAATATCTGATGGCTATGAATTCGTTGCTCAAAATGTTGCTTTTAGCAAGATTATGACTATGGATGATGCTGCAGTCGATGAAATTGTAAATCTTTGGGCTTCAAATTCCCGAACCAGAAAAAATCTTGAAAATCCAGATGTGAATTGGTTTGCTGTCAGCAGTGTAAATAAGTCTGGAGCAAATAATGTCAGCGACGGTTGTTATTACACTTTGATTCTTGCAAAAAAATGA
- a CDS encoding aldo/keto reductase — protein MEYKTLSNGIKMPVLGYGVYQVTKEEAERCVSDALEVGYRSIDTAQSYFNEEEVGNAIAKSGIARSNIFLTTKVWIEHYGYDSCKASVEESLKKLKTDYIDLMLLHQPFGDAYGAWRALEEFYEKGILKAIGISNFYADRMVEFASFNRIKPMVNQVECHPFNQQIEAKKWNDKYGIQLEAWAPFGEGRGGLFENPVLKEIAAAHGKSTAQVMLRWHLQRGIVVIPKSTHKERMAENLNVFDFTLTAEEMAKITALDTATSSFFSHQDPAMVEWFVKMVEERKKQQNSSKEKKAW, from the coding sequence ATGGAATATAAGACTTTATCTAATGGAATTAAAATGCCTGTTTTGGGCTATGGTGTGTATCAGGTGACAAAGGAAGAGGCTGAACGCTGTGTTTCGGATGCGCTGGAAGTCGGCTACCGTTCCATTGACACGGCGCAGTCGTATTTCAACGAAGAAGAAGTGGGGAATGCAATTGCAAAATCGGGCATTGCCCGGAGCAACATTTTCCTTACAACAAAAGTCTGGATTGAGCATTACGGCTATGACTCTTGCAAGGCTTCTGTGGAAGAGTCTCTTAAGAAACTCAAGACTGATTACATTGACCTCATGCTTCTTCATCAGCCTTTTGGTGATGCTTACGGTGCATGGCGCGCTCTTGAAGAATTTTATGAAAAAGGAATTTTAAAGGCAATCGGAATCTCCAACTTTTATGCCGACCGCATGGTGGAGTTTGCGTCCTTCAACCGCATAAAGCCTATGGTGAATCAGGTGGAATGTCATCCTTTTAATCAGCAGATTGAGGCGAAAAAATGGAATGACAAATACGGCATTCAGCTAGAAGCCTGGGCTCCTTTTGGGGAAGGTCGTGGAGGGCTTTTTGAAAATCCTGTCTTAAAGGAAATTGCAGCCGCTCACGGAAAATCAACCGCTCAGGTAATGCTTCGCTGGCACTTGCAGAGAGGAATTGTGGTTATTCCAAAATCAACCCACAAGGAACGCATGGCAGAAAACCTGAATGTCTTTGATTTTACCCTCACTGCCGAAGAGATGGCAAAAATTACTGCTCTCGATACTGCAACAAGCTCATTCTTCAGTCATCAGGATCCTGCAATGGTGGAATGGTTCGTAAAAATGGTTGAAGAGCGGAAGAAGCAGCAGAATTCTTCAAAAGAAAAGAAGGCATGGTAG
- a CDS encoding flavodoxin: MKLKSILMATAIMMLTTCGLIAQNSQNSKTLVMYFSWGGTTEKMAKMISSSNGGELFRIEPTTAYPTSYTPCTEVVKEELDNGVFRQVKKAPDFSKYDTIFVGVPVWWHTAPTLMTHFLENHSADLKGKTVIPFLTYMATYRDETLQALVDATPTAKHLEGLGTTNPNQKEVDAWLKKIGLGK; this comes from the coding sequence ATGAAATTAAAATCAATTCTTATGGCAACAGCGATTATGATGCTTACAACATGCGGTCTGATTGCACAAAACTCACAAAACTCAAAAACTCTGGTTATGTATTTTAGCTGGGGTGGCACAACGGAAAAAATGGCAAAGATGATTTCCTCATCTAACGGCGGGGAGCTTTTTAGGATTGAGCCGACAACGGCTTATCCAACAAGCTACACTCCTTGTACTGAAGTTGTAAAAGAAGAGCTGGATAATGGTGTATTCCGCCAGGTAAAAAAGGCTCCGGATTTTTCTAAGTACGATACAATTTTTGTAGGAGTTCCTGTATGGTGGCATACAGCACCAACCCTTATGACTCATTTCCTTGAAAATCATTCTGCCGACCTTAAGGGCAAAACTGTCATTCCTTTTTTGACCTATATGGCGACCTACCGCGACGAAACGCTTCAGGCTCTTGTAGACGCGACGCCGACTGCAAAGCACCTTGAAGGCTTAGGAACAACAAATCCAAACCAAAAGGAAGTGGATGCCTGGCTCAAAAAGATTGGGTTAGGAAAATAA
- a CDS encoding alpha/beta hydrolase, translating into MNASDIITKTKIRDIILNPILGDWGRLLFPASEGYWSGDTLRDLHLTWYSHINPQKTVEIVRYMKEHTLSGEQVFFDIYSEAEKRADPAKQNTGLFFFRGKPGAKTAICNAGGGFAYVGAMHDSLPHALELSKKGYNAFALIYRPGAQTACQDLARAIAFLHQNSFPLGIDMTGFSLWGGSAGARMAAWLGSLGTEYFGEQSYPRPAAVIMQYTGLSEVYGNEPPTYNCVGTNDGIASFKTMERRINAIKANGTDAQIEVFRGLGHGFGLGQGTVAEGWIDNAVKFWEKQND; encoded by the coding sequence ATGAATGCAAGCGACATAATAACAAAAACAAAAATCCGCGACATCATCTTAAATCCTATTCTTGGCGACTGGGGACGGCTTCTTTTCCCTGCAAGCGAAGGCTACTGGTCGGGCGATACGCTTAGAGACTTGCATCTTACCTGGTACAGCCACATAAATCCGCAGAAGACTGTAGAAATTGTGCGCTACATGAAGGAGCATACGCTTTCGGGCGAGCAGGTCTTTTTTGACATTTACAGCGAGGCAGAAAAACGCGCCGATCCTGCAAAACAAAATACAGGCCTTTTCTTTTTCAGAGGTAAACCTGGCGCAAAGACTGCAATCTGCAATGCTGGCGGCGGCTTTGCCTATGTTGGGGCAATGCACGATTCCCTGCCACATGCACTGGAGCTTTCAAAAAAAGGTTACAACGCATTCGCTCTGATTTATAGACCCGGCGCACAGACGGCCTGCCAGGACCTTGCACGGGCAATTGCATTTCTTCACCAGAACTCATTCCCCCTTGGTATTGATATGACAGGCTTTTCTCTTTGGGGCGGAAGTGCAGGAGCAAGAATGGCAGCCTGGCTAGGCTCACTGGGAACAGAATACTTTGGTGAACAGTCGTATCCTCGACCCGCCGCTGTCATCATGCAGTACACAGGCTTGAGCGAAGTCTACGGAAATGAACCGCCCACTTATAACTGCGTTGGAACGAACGATGGAATTGCTTCCTTCAAGACAATGGAACGCCGCATAAATGCAATCAAGGCAAACGGAACAGATGCACAGATAGAAGTTTTCCGTGGTTTAGGACATGGCTTTGGACTTGGACAAGGAACCGTTGCTGAAGGCTGGATAGACAATGCGGTAAAATTTTGGGAAAAGCAGAATGACTAG
- a CDS encoding carboxylesterase/lipase family protein — MRKTFSTILSITLLTASIVLSGCASAKSQNSPTDNAVVSTQAGKIRGSVTKSGVLSFKGVPYAEANERFVPAKPVAKWEGIRDVTEYGKISPQMEFMSSNMLSDEISDNNCQNLNIWTPGLDKKKRAVMVWLHGGGFSSGNAQETTAYDGENLAQAGDVVVVSVNHRLNILGFFDLSKYGEKYRYSGNAGVQDIIDSLTWIKANIVNFGGDPNNVTIFGESGGGAKVLTLMTSPHAKGLFHKGIIESGSTDTMGVVFTKQNVARYVTDETLKSLGITQDNIEEIQKVPFERLLTAGEAVLAKAAKDLEIDGAFGPGTALMWEPVVDGDFMPTDPVSKDGFASGGKGISLLIGSNLNEWTSVPLLAKSAEEKARLEKLSETEILAEAQKLYGDKAEKVIAEYKNAYPEKELYNALLIDTMIRLPILKITAAKADQKSGDVYSYIFGYGSPFSFHTFEIPYVFNNAGTSVMGTISTDVEKDKRIAELMSGAWTSFAKTGKPETALTGKWEAYTQESGAVMILDEKSILTHHHDEPLLKLLAPEYEW, encoded by the coding sequence ATGAGAAAGACTTTTTCTACTATTTTATCAATCACATTGCTGACAGCTTCTATTGTTCTTTCGGGGTGTGCGTCCGCAAAATCGCAGAACAGTCCGACTGATAATGCTGTGGTTTCCACACAGGCGGGAAAAATCCGCGGAAGTGTTACAAAAAGCGGTGTTCTTTCGTTTAAGGGAGTTCCCTATGCTGAGGCCAACGAGCGTTTTGTACCTGCAAAGCCTGTGGCGAAATGGGAGGGAATTCGCGATGTGACCGAATACGGAAAAATCTCTCCTCAGATGGAATTCATGTCTTCAAACATGCTGAGCGATGAGATTTCAGACAACAACTGCCAGAACCTCAATATCTGGACTCCTGGTCTCGACAAGAAAAAGCGGGCGGTCATGGTCTGGCTTCACGGAGGCGGATTTTCATCGGGTAACGCGCAGGAAACGACTGCCTATGACGGCGAAAACCTTGCACAAGCAGGCGATGTGGTTGTAGTAAGCGTAAATCATCGTTTGAACATTCTTGGCTTTTTTGACCTTTCTAAATACGGTGAAAAATATCGCTATTCTGGAAACGCTGGGGTTCAGGACATCATCGATTCACTTACATGGATTAAAGCTAACATCGTAAACTTTGGCGGTGACCCGAACAATGTAACAATATTCGGAGAATCTGGCGGTGGAGCGAAAGTGCTCACCCTTATGACAAGCCCACATGCAAAAGGTCTTTTCCACAAGGGAATCATTGAAAGCGGTTCAACTGATACTATGGGAGTTGTCTTTACAAAACAGAATGTTGCCCGTTATGTAACAGACGAAACCCTCAAATCACTTGGAATTACTCAAGACAATATAGAAGAAATTCAGAAAGTGCCTTTTGAACGCCTTCTTACAGCCGGAGAAGCAGTGCTTGCAAAGGCTGCAAAAGATTTAGAAATTGACGGAGCTTTTGGACCTGGAACTGCCCTTATGTGGGAACCGGTTGTAGACGGCGACTTTATGCCTACTGACCCGGTTTCCAAAGATGGCTTTGCTTCTGGCGGAAAGGGAATTTCTCTTCTTATCGGAAGCAACCTGAACGAGTGGACAAGTGTTCCACTCCTTGCAAAATCAGCTGAAGAAAAAGCCCGTCTTGAAAAACTCTCTGAAACTGAAATTCTTGCAGAGGCACAAAAACTCTACGGAGACAAGGCAGAAAAAGTCATTGCAGAGTACAAAAATGCATATCCTGAAAAGGAGCTCTACAACGCACTTTTAATAGATACAATGATTCGCCTTCCAATTCTCAAAATAACTGCGGCAAAAGCTGACCAGAAATCAGGAGATGTTTATTCATACATTTTCGGCTACGGTTCTCCTTTCAGCTTCCATACTTTTGAAATTCCTTATGTATTCAATAATGCTGGAACCAGCGTCATGGGAACAATTTCAACAGATGTTGAAAAAGACAAAAGAATCGCAGAACTGATGAGCGGAGCCTGGACTTCATTTGCAAAGACAGGAAAACCCGAAACCGCGCTCACAGGAAAATGGGAAGCCTACACCCAAGAAAGCGGAGCCGTGATGATTCTGGATGAAAAGAGCATTCTTACCCACCACCACGACGAACCCCTGCTAAAACTGCTCGCACCGGAATATGAGTGGTAA
- a CDS encoding cupin domain-containing protein gives MENKTSVQATDINDYAKKSMFAVGKPNEAFSKYFSGDSYLEVLNTSSAFVANVTFEPGCRNNWHIHHTEAQILIGVGGRGWVQIEGEEAKPLNAGEVVCIEPGVKHWHGAAKDSWFSHLSISVPKDDGSGKSGTDWLEAVSDEAYGKLD, from the coding sequence TTGGAAAACAAAACTTCAGTACAGGCGACAGACATAAACGATTATGCAAAAAAATCTATGTTCGCTGTCGGAAAACCAAACGAGGCTTTTTCTAAATATTTTAGCGGAGACAGCTATCTTGAAGTTCTCAATACTTCATCCGCATTCGTGGCGAATGTAACATTCGAGCCTGGCTGCCGCAACAACTGGCACATTCACCATACCGAAGCCCAGATTCTTATAGGCGTTGGAGGACGAGGCTGGGTTCAGATTGAAGGAGAAGAAGCAAAACCCCTCAATGCCGGCGAAGTAGTCTGCATTGAACCTGGCGTTAAACACTGGCATGGAGCTGCAAAAGACAGCTGGTTCAGCCATTTAAGCATCTCTGTTCCCAAAGACGACGGAAGCGGAAAAAGCGGAACCGACTGGCTTGAAGCAGTAAGCGACGAAGCCTACGGAAAATTAGACTAG
- a CDS encoding carboxymuconolactone decarboxylase family protein, which translates to MKKILSILISMAFCFSVSAKSRGDTMALDSRSKSIVEISAYIAVSNLDGLKKAMEEGLEAGLSVNEIGELCVQSYAYVGFPRSLLAEGVLTSIVKEADEKGKELEWGEKAKEVPSDLEKYEYGREKINSLFGRNAKQSRPVSTDYNSSTDIFLKEHLFTDIFYRGVLSDKERELSTATMLASLGNVNPMFTSHTQGAFKNGNSKEELEEMALIVGKLIGKKEGRNAENIVKQVTGAK; encoded by the coding sequence ATGAAGAAAATTTTATCAATTCTAATCAGCATGGCATTTTGTTTTAGCGTAAGCGCAAAATCCAGGGGAGATACTATGGCATTGGATAGCAGGAGCAAAAGCATTGTAGAAATTTCAGCCTACATTGCAGTAAGCAATCTTGACGGATTAAAAAAGGCAATGGAAGAAGGGCTTGAAGCAGGGCTTTCTGTAAACGAAATTGGAGAACTCTGCGTACAGTCTTATGCTTACGTAGGTTTTCCACGCAGCCTTCTTGCAGAAGGTGTTTTGACTTCGATTGTAAAAGAAGCGGACGAAAAAGGAAAGGAACTTGAATGGGGTGAGAAAGCAAAAGAAGTTCCGTCTGACCTTGAAAAATACGAATACGGCAGAGAAAAAATCAATTCTCTCTTTGGCAGAAACGCAAAACAGAGCCGTCCGGTTTCCACAGACTACAATTCTTCCACCGATATTTTCCTGAAAGAACATCTCTTTACTGACATTTTTTACAGGGGCGTTCTTTCGGACAAGGAAAGGGAACTTTCCACAGCGACAATGCTCGCATCTCTTGGCAATGTAAACCCGATGTTTACTTCACACACTCAGGGAGCCTTCAAAAACGGAAACAGCAAAGAAGAACTTGAAGAGATGGCTTTGATTGTCGGCAAACTGATCGGAAAAAAAGAAGGCAGGAATGCAGAAAACATCGTAAAACAGGTAACAGGAGCAAAGTAA